The following proteins are encoded in a genomic region of Channa argus isolate prfri chromosome 3, Channa argus male v1.0, whole genome shotgun sequence:
- the LOC137123575 gene encoding myosin-10-like isoform X5 has translation MSQRSGQEDPEQYLFVDRAVVYNPAAQADWTAKRLVWIPSERHGFEAASIREERADEVVVELAENGKKAVVNKDDIQKMNPPKFSKVEDMAELTCLNEASVLHNLKDRYYSGLIYTYSGLFCVVINPYKNLPIYSENIIEMYRGKKRHEMPPHIYAISESAYRCMLQDREDQSILCTGESGAGKTENTKKVIQYLAHVASSHKGRKDHNIPPESPKPVKLQSGSLFYGELERQLLQANPILESFGNAKTVKNDNSSRFGKFIRINFDVTGYIVGANIETYLLEKSRAIRQAKDERTFHIFYQLLAGAGEHLKSDLLLEGFNNYHFLSNGNVPIPGQQDKDNFHETMEAMHIMSFMHEEILAMLKVVSSVLQFGNIVFKKERNTDQASMPDNTAAQKLCHLLGMNVMEFTRAILTPRIKVGRDYVQKAQTKEQADFAVEALAKATYERLFRWLVHRINKALDRTKRQGASFIGILDIAGFEIFQLNSFEQLCINYTNEKLQQLFNHTMFILEQEEYQREGIEWSFIDFGLDLQPCIDLIERPANPPGVLALLDEECWFPKATDKTFVDKLIQEQGTHTKFQRPRQLKDKADFCIIHYAGRVDYKADEWLMKNMDPLNDNVATLLHQSTDKFVAELWKDVDRIVGLDQVAGMNETAFGATYKTKKGMFRTVGQLYKESLTKLMATLRNTNPNFVRCIIPNHEKRAGKVEPHLVLDQLRCNGVLEGIRICRQGFPNRIIFQEFRQRYEILTPNAIPRGFMDGKQACERMIQALELDPNLFRIGQSKIFFRAGVLAHLEEERDLKITDIIIYFQSVCRGYLARKAFAKKQQQLSALKVLQRNCAAYLKLRHWQWWRLFTKVKPLLQVTRQEEELQAKDEELIKVKERQLKVENELVEMERKHQQLLEEKNILAEQLHAETELFAEAEEMRVRLLSRKQELEEILHDLESRVEEEEERNQSLQNEKKKMQSHIQDLEEQLDEEEAARQKLQLDKVTAEAKIKKMEEDILLLDDQNSKFLKEKKLLEERINEMTSQLAEEEEKAKNLGKVKNKQENMMVDLEERLKKEEKTRQELEKAKRKLEAETTDLQDQIVELQAQIEELKIQLTKKEEELQAALARSDDETLQKNNALKQARELQAQLAELQEDLESEKMCRSKAEKLKRDLSEELEALKTELEDTLDTTAAQQELRTKREQEVAELKKAIDEESKNHEAQIQEMRQRHTTVLEELSEQLEQAKRFKANLEKSKQSLENDNKELACEVNSLQHAKTDSEHKRKKVEAQLQEIMARATEVEKAKGELAERSNKLQMELDNVSTLLEEAEKKCVKLTKEVDNLSSKLQDAEDLRQEETRQKLNLSGQIRQLEVEKNTLLEQQEEEEEARRNLEKQLQSVQTQLFDTKKKLEDDVGAMEGMEEMKKKLQKDLELANQRLEEKTMALDKMEKTKNRLQQELDDQVVDLDHQRQIVSNLEKKQKKFDQMLAEEKTISARHAEERDRAEAEAREKDTKALSMTRALEEALEAKEELERLNKQLRAEMEDLMSSKDDVGKNVHELEKSKRTLEQQVEEMRTQLEELEDELQATEDAKLRLEVNMQAMKAQFDRDVQARDEQGEEKKRALVKQVREMETELEDERKQRSLAVAAKKKMEVDLNELEGQIEVANKGRDEAIKQLRKIQAQMKDYQRELEEARASRDEIFTQSKENEKKLKSLEAELLQLQEDQAASERARRHAEQERDELADEISNSASGKSSLLEEKRRLEARIAQLEEELEEGQGNMEMLNDRFRKTNMQVESLNTELAAERNAAQKSENARQQMERQNKELKAKLAELEGAVKSKFKATITALETKILQIEEQLEQETKEKAAATKTVRRTEKKLKEVLMQVEDERRHADQYKEQMEKANSRMKQLKRQLEEAEEEATRANASRRKLQRELDDASEANEGLTREVTSLKNRLRRGGPVSSFSSRSGRRNLNLDGASIDMSDDDADSRASDFNETQTTNAE, from the exons AGGTGAGTCAGGAGCTGGCAAGAccgaaaacacaaaaaaggtcaTTCAGTACCTGGCACATGTTGCCTCCTCccacaaaggaagaaaagatCATAACATTCCT CCTGAATCACCTAAACCAGTGAAGCTACAG AGTGGATCCCTGTTTTAT GGTGAATTGGAACGACAGCTTTTACAAGCCAACCCAATCCTTGAATCTTTTGGGAATGCGAAGACAGTGAAAAATGATAACTCATCACGTTTT GGTAAATTCATCCGGATCAACTTTGATGTCACTGGATACATTGTTGGAGCCAATATTGAAACCT ACTTACTTGAGAAATCCAGAGCTATTCGTCAAGCCAAAGATGAACGCACGTTCCATATTTTCTACCAGCTGCTGGCTGGAGCTGGAGAGCACCTCAAAT CGGACCTGCTTTTGGAAGGATTCAATAACTACCATTTCCTGTCCAATGGCAACGTCCCAATTCCAGGAcagcaggacaaagacaacttcCATGAGACCATGGAGGCCATGCATATCATGAGCTTCATGCATGAGGAGATTCTGG CCATGTTAAAGGTGGTGTCCTCAGTTCTTCAATTTGGTAACATTGTCTTCAAGAAGGAGAGGAACACTGACCAAGCTTCAATGCCTGATAATACTG CTGCTCAGAAGTTGTGTCATCTACTAGGTATGAATGTAATGGAGTTTACTAGAGCCATCCTGACACCTAGGATCAAAGTAGGAAGAGACTATGTCCAGAAAGCTCAGACCAAAGAGCAG GCTGATTTTGCGGTTGAGGCACTGGCTAAAGCAACATATGAGCGCCTCTTCCGCTGGCTGGTCCATCGCATTAACAAAGCTCTGGACAGAACTAAACGGCAGGGGGCTTCCTTCATTGGCATCTTAGACATTGCTGGTTTTGAGATTTTCCAG TTGAACTCATTTGAACAGCTGTGTATAAACTACACCAAcgagaagctgcagcagctcttCAACCACACCATGTTCATCCTGGAGCAGGAGGAGTACCAGAGAGAGGGCATCGAGTGGAGCTTCATTGATTTTGGCCTTGATCTGCAGCCCTGCATTGACCTCATTGAGAGGCCG GCCAACCCTCCAGGTGTGTTAGCTCTTCTGGATGAAGAGTGCTGGTTTCCCAAGGCTACAGACAAAACCTTTGTTGACAAGTTGATCCAGGAGCAGGGCACACACACTAAGTTCCAGCGTCCCCGTCAGCTCAAAGATAAGGCAGACTTCTGCATCATTCACTATGCTGGAAGG GTGGACTACAAGGCAGATGAGTGGCTAATGAAGAACATGGATCCTCTAAATGACAATGTGGCCACACTTCTACATCAGTCAACTGACAAATTTGTGGCTGAATTGTGGAAAGATG TCGATCGTATCGTGGGCCTGGACCAAGTGGCAGGAATGAACGAGACAGCGTTCGGTGCCACCTACAAAACGAAAAAGGGCATGTTTCGTACCGTGGGACAGCTCTACAAAGAGTCGCTCACCaagcttatggccacactgagGAACACCAACCCAAATTTTGTCCGCTGCATCATCCCCAACCATGAAAAAAGA gctGGCAAAGTGGAGCCTCACCTCGTTTTGGACCAGCTCAGGTGTAATGGAGTCCTTGAGGGGATTCGGATCTGCAGACAGGGCTTCCCCAACCGCATCATCTTCCAGGAGTTCAGACAGAG ATATGAGATTCTGACACCTAATGCAATCCCCAGGGGATTCATGGATGGGAAACAAGCCTGTGAGAGAAtg ATCCAAGCTCTGGAGCTGGACCCAAACCTGTTCCGTATTGGTCAGAGTAAGATCTTTTTTAGAGCAGGTGTCCTAGCTCacctggaggaggagagagaccTGAAGATCACTGACATAATCATCTATTTCCAGTCTGTATGCCGTGGATACCTGGCACGCAA GGCTTTTgctaaaaagcagcagcagctgagtgCCCTGAAGGTCCTCCAGAGAAACTGTGCTGCTTACTTAAAGCTGCGACACTGGCAGTGGTGGAGGCTCTTTACCAAG GTGAAGCCTCTGCTGCAGGTCACgaggcaggaggaggagctACAAGCCAAAGATGAGGAGCTGataaaagtgaaagagagacagcTTAAGGTGGAGAATGAACTAGTGGAGATGGAGCGAAAACACCAGCAG CTCCTCGAGGAGAAGAATATTCTAGCAGAGCAACTCCACGCAGAGACAGAGCTGTTTGCTGAAGCCGAAGAGATGAGAGTTCGTCTGCTTTCTCGGAAACAGGAGTTGGAGGAAATCCTTCATGACCTGGAGTCtagggtggaggaggaggaggagaggaaccAGAGCCTGcagaatgagaagaaaaagaTGCAGTCACACATTCAG GATCTGGAGGAGCAGCTTGATGAAGAGGAAGCTGCTAGGCAGAAGCTGCAGCTGGATAAAGTGACAGCCGAGGCGAAGATCAAGAAGATGGAGGAAGACATTCTGCTGCTCGATGACCAGAACTCAAAGTTCCTCAAG GAGAAAAAGCTACTGGAAGAAAGGATCAATGAGATGACCTCCCAGttggcagaggaagaggaaaaggcGAAGAATCTCGGCAAAGTAAAGAACAAGCAAGAGAATATGATGGTTGACTTAGAGG aGCGtttaaaaaaggaggagaaaaccCGCCAAGAGCTGGAAAAGGCCAAGCGCAAACTGGAGGCTGAGACCACTGACCTGCAAGACCAGATTGTTGAGCTTCAGGCCCAGATAGAGGAGCTGAAGATTCAGCTGACtaagaaggaggaggagctgcaggCTGCTCTAGCCAG GAGCGATGACGAGACCCTCCAGAAGAACAACGCCCTTAAGCAGGCACGGGAGCTGCAGGCCCAGCTAGCTGAGCTTCAGGAGGATCTGGAGTCTGAGAAGATGTGTCGAAGTAAAGCCGAAAAACTCAAGAGGGACCTGAGTGAGGAACTTGAGGCTCTGAAGACAGAGCTAGAGGACACACTGGACACCACCGCTGCCCAGCAGGAACTCAG AACTAAGCGAGAGCAAGAAGTTGCAGAGCTGAAGAAGGCCATAGATGAGGAGTCCAAAAACCACGAAGCTCAGATCCAGGAAATGAGACAGAGGCACACCACTGTACTGGAAGAACTTTCCGAACAGCTTGAACAAGCAAAGAGA TTCAAGGCAAACCTGGAGAAGAGCAAGCAGAGTCTAGAGAATGACAACAAAGAGTTGGCCTGTGAGGTCAACAGTTTGCAGCACGCAAAGACTGATTCAgaacacaaaagaaagaaagtggaaGCCCAACTGCAGGAGATCATGGCCCGGGCCACCGAGGTAGAAAAGGCCAAGGGAGAGCTGGCTGAACGGTCGAACAAACTCCAG ATGGAGTTGGACAATGTTTCCACTTTGCTtgaggaggcagagaagaagTGTGTCAAACTGACCAAGGAAGTGGACAACCTAAGCAGCAAACTGCAAGACGCAGAG gaTTTGCGGCAGGAGGAGACTCGTCAGAAGCTCAATCTGAGTGGCCAAATACGCCAATTGGAAGTGGAGAAGAACACTTTGctggagcagcaggaggaggaggaggaggcacgACGCAACCTGGAGAAACAGCTGCAGTCGGTGCAAACCCAG CTGTTTGATACAAAGAAGAAGCTGGAGGATGATGTGGGAGCAATGGAGGGCATGgaggagatgaaaaagaaaCTCCAGAAGGACCTGGAGCTGGCCAACCAGCGTCTGGAGGAGAAGACCATGGCCTTGGACAAGATGGAAAAGACAAAGAACCGACTGCAGCAGGAGCTAGATGACCAGGTGGTGGACCTGGATCACCAGAGACAGATTGTCTCCAATTtggagaagaagcagaagaagttTGACCAG ATGCTGGCTGAGGAGAAGACCATATCTGCTCGTCACGCTGAGGAGCGAGACCGTGCTGAGGCTGAGGCCAGGGAGAAGGACACCAAGGCTCTGTCTATGACCAGAGCTCTGGAGGAGGCCTTGGAAGCCAAAGAGGAGCTGGAGAGGTTGAACAAGCAGCTTCGTGCTGAAATGGAGGATCTGATGAGCTCCAAGGACGATGTGGGGAAGAAT GTCCATGAACTGGAGAAATCCAAGCGTACACTAGAGCAACAGGTTGAAGAGATGAGAACCCAGCTTGAGGAGCTGGAGGATGAGCTGCAGGCCACAGAGGATGCCAAACTGCGTCTAGAGGTCAACATGCAGGCCATGAAAGCCCAGTTTGATCGAGATGTGCAGGCCAGAGATGAGcagggagaagaaaagaagagggcACTTGTAAAACAG GTGCGTGAGATGGAGACAGAGTTGGAGGATGAGAGGAAGCAGAGAAGTCTGGCTGTTGCAGCAAAGAAGAAGATGGAGGTGGATCTGAATGAGCTAGAGGGACAGATCGAAGTCGCCAACAAAGGGAGGGATGAGGCTATCAAACAGCTTCGAAAAATACag GCTCAGATGAAGGACTATCAGAGAGAGCTGGAGGAGGCCAGAGCCTCCAGGGATGAGATCTTTACACAATCCAAGGAAAACGAGAAGAAACTCAAGAGCCTAGAAGCTGAACTCTTACAGCTGCAGGAG gaCCAGGCAGCATCAGAGAGGGCCCGTCGACATGCTGAACAAGAGAGGGATGAGCTGGCTGATGAGATCTCAAACAGTGCCTCAGGAAA gtcaTCGTTgctggaggagaagaggaggctgGAGGCTCGTATTGcccagctggaggaggagctggaggaggggCAGGGCAACATGGAGATGCTTAATGACCGCTTCAGAAAGACCAACATGCAG GTGGAAAGCCTGAACACTGAGCTGGCTGCAGAGCGTAATGCTGCACAGAAGAGCGAGAACGCTCGTCAACAGATGGAGCGTCAGAACAAG gAGTTGAAAGCCAAGCTGGCAGAGCTGGAGGGAGCTGTCAAGTCTAAGTTTAAAGCAACCATCACTGCACTGGAGACAAAGATCCTACAGATAGAGGAACAGCTGGAGCAGGAAACAAA GGAAAAAGCAGCAGCCACTAAAACTGTCCGTCGCACCGAGAAGAAACTAAAGGAAGTCCTGATGCAAGTGGAGGATGAGCGTCGTCATGCCGACCAGTACAAGGAGCAG ATGGAGAAGGCCAACTCTCGCATGAAGCAGCTGAAGCGTCAGCTTGAGGAGGCAGAAGAGGAGGCTACTAGGGCCAATGCCTCTCGCAGGAAGCTGCAGAGGGAGCTGGACGATGCCTCTGAAGCCAATGAGGGTCTCACCCGAGAGGTCACCTCTCTCAAGAACCGCCTCAG GCGTGGGGGTCCGGTCAGCAGTTTCTCCAGCCGTTCAGGACGCCGCAACCTCAATCTGGATGGTGCCTCCATTGACATGTCAGATGATGATGCCGACAGCCGTGCTAGCGACTTCAACGAGACTCAGACGACCAATGCAGAGTAA
- the LOC137123575 gene encoding myosin-10-like isoform X2, translating into MSQRSGQEDPEQYLFVDRAVVYNPAAQADWTAKRLVWIPSERHGFEAASIREERADEVVVELAENGKKAVVNKDDIQKMNPPKFSKVEDMAELTCLNEASVLHNLKDRYYSGLIYTYSGLFCVVINPYKNLPIYSENIIEMYRGKKRHEMPPHIYAISESAYRCMLQDREDQSILCTGESGAGKTENTKKVIQYLAHVASSHKGRKDHNIPPESPKPVKLQSGSLFYGELERQLLQANPILESFGNAKTVKNDNSSRFGKFIRINFDVTGYIVGANIETYLLEKSRAIRQAKDERTFHIFYQLLAGAGEHLKSDLLLEGFNNYHFLSNGNVPIPGQQDKDNFHETMEAMHIMSFMHEEILAMLKVVSSVLQFGNIVFKKERNTDQASMPDNTAAQKLCHLLGMNVMEFTRAILTPRIKVGRDYVQKAQTKEQADFAVEALAKATYERLFRWLVHRINKALDRTKRQGASFIGILDIAGFEIFQLNSFEQLCINYTNEKLQQLFNHTMFILEQEEYQREGIEWSFIDFGLDLQPCIDLIERPANPPGVLALLDEECWFPKATDKTFVDKLIQEQGTHTKFQRPRQLKDKADFCIIHYAGRVDYKADEWLMKNMDPLNDNVATLLHQSTDKFVAELWKDEIQTIQRASFYDSITNLDEPAVDRIVGLDQVAGMNETAFGATYKTKKGMFRTVGQLYKESLTKLMATLRNTNPNFVRCIIPNHEKRAGKVEPHLVLDQLRCNGVLEGIRICRQGFPNRIIFQEFRQRYEILTPNAIPRGFMDGKQACERMIQALELDPNLFRIGQSKIFFRAGVLAHLEEERDLKITDIIIYFQSVCRGYLARKAFAKKQQQLSALKVLQRNCAAYLKLRHWQWWRLFTKVKPLLQVTRQEEELQAKDEELIKVKERQLKVENELVEMERKHQQLLEEKNILAEQLHAETELFAEAEEMRVRLLSRKQELEEILHDLESRVEEEEERNQSLQNEKKKMQSHIQDLEEQLDEEEAARQKLQLDKVTAEAKIKKMEEDILLLDDQNSKFLKEKKLLEERINEMTSQLAEEEEKAKNLGKVKNKQENMMVDLEERLKKEEKTRQELEKAKRKLEAETTDLQDQIVELQAQIEELKIQLTKKEEELQAALARSDDETLQKNNALKQARELQAQLAELQEDLESEKMCRSKAEKLKRDLSEELEALKTELEDTLDTTAAQQELRTKREQEVAELKKAIDEESKNHEAQIQEMRQRHTTVLEELSEQLEQAKRFKANLEKSKQSLENDNKELACEVNSLQHAKTDSEHKRKKVEAQLQEIMARATEVEKAKGELAERSNKLQMELDNVSTLLEEAEKKCVKLTKEVDNLSSKLQDAEDLRQEETRQKLNLSGQIRQLEVEKNTLLEQQEEEEEARRNLEKQLQSVQTQLFDTKKKLEDDVGAMEGMEEMKKKLQKDLELANQRLEEKTMALDKMEKTKNRLQQELDDQVVDLDHQRQIVSNLEKKQKKFDQMLAEEKTISARHAEERDRAEAEAREKDTKALSMTRALEEALEAKEELERLNKQLRAEMEDLMSSKDDVGKNVHELEKSKRTLEQQVEEMRTQLEELEDELQATEDAKLRLEVNMQAMKAQFDRDVQARDEQGEEKKRALVKQVREMETELEDERKQRSLAVAAKKKMEVDLNELEGQIEVANKGRDEAIKQLRKIQAQMKDYQRELEEARASRDEIFTQSKENEKKLKSLEAELLQLQEDQAASERARRHAEQERDELADEISNSASGKSSLLEEKRRLEARIAQLEEELEEGQGNMEMLNDRFRKTNMQVESLNTELAAERNAAQKSENARQQMERQNKELKAKLAELEGAVKSKFKATITALETKILQIEEQLEQETKEKAAATKTVRRTEKKLKEVLMQVEDERRHADQYKEQMEKANSRMKQLKRQLEEAEEEATRANASRRKLQRELDDASEANEGLTREVTSLKNRLRRGGPVSSFSSRSGRRNLNLDGASIDMSDDDADSRASDFNETQTTNAE; encoded by the exons AGGTGAGTCAGGAGCTGGCAAGAccgaaaacacaaaaaaggtcaTTCAGTACCTGGCACATGTTGCCTCCTCccacaaaggaagaaaagatCATAACATTCCT CCTGAATCACCTAAACCAGTGAAGCTACAG AGTGGATCCCTGTTTTAT GGTGAATTGGAACGACAGCTTTTACAAGCCAACCCAATCCTTGAATCTTTTGGGAATGCGAAGACAGTGAAAAATGATAACTCATCACGTTTT GGTAAATTCATCCGGATCAACTTTGATGTCACTGGATACATTGTTGGAGCCAATATTGAAACCT ACTTACTTGAGAAATCCAGAGCTATTCGTCAAGCCAAAGATGAACGCACGTTCCATATTTTCTACCAGCTGCTGGCTGGAGCTGGAGAGCACCTCAAAT CGGACCTGCTTTTGGAAGGATTCAATAACTACCATTTCCTGTCCAATGGCAACGTCCCAATTCCAGGAcagcaggacaaagacaacttcCATGAGACCATGGAGGCCATGCATATCATGAGCTTCATGCATGAGGAGATTCTGG CCATGTTAAAGGTGGTGTCCTCAGTTCTTCAATTTGGTAACATTGTCTTCAAGAAGGAGAGGAACACTGACCAAGCTTCAATGCCTGATAATACTG CTGCTCAGAAGTTGTGTCATCTACTAGGTATGAATGTAATGGAGTTTACTAGAGCCATCCTGACACCTAGGATCAAAGTAGGAAGAGACTATGTCCAGAAAGCTCAGACCAAAGAGCAG GCTGATTTTGCGGTTGAGGCACTGGCTAAAGCAACATATGAGCGCCTCTTCCGCTGGCTGGTCCATCGCATTAACAAAGCTCTGGACAGAACTAAACGGCAGGGGGCTTCCTTCATTGGCATCTTAGACATTGCTGGTTTTGAGATTTTCCAG TTGAACTCATTTGAACAGCTGTGTATAAACTACACCAAcgagaagctgcagcagctcttCAACCACACCATGTTCATCCTGGAGCAGGAGGAGTACCAGAGAGAGGGCATCGAGTGGAGCTTCATTGATTTTGGCCTTGATCTGCAGCCCTGCATTGACCTCATTGAGAGGCCG GCCAACCCTCCAGGTGTGTTAGCTCTTCTGGATGAAGAGTGCTGGTTTCCCAAGGCTACAGACAAAACCTTTGTTGACAAGTTGATCCAGGAGCAGGGCACACACACTAAGTTCCAGCGTCCCCGTCAGCTCAAAGATAAGGCAGACTTCTGCATCATTCACTATGCTGGAAGG GTGGACTACAAGGCAGATGAGTGGCTAATGAAGAACATGGATCCTCTAAATGACAATGTGGCCACACTTCTACATCAGTCAACTGACAAATTTGTGGCTGAATTGTGGAAAGATG AGATTCAAACCATTCAAAGAGCTTCATTCTATGACAGTATCACTAATCTGGATGAGCCAGCAG TCGATCGTATCGTGGGCCTGGACCAAGTGGCAGGAATGAACGAGACAGCGTTCGGTGCCACCTACAAAACGAAAAAGGGCATGTTTCGTACCGTGGGACAGCTCTACAAAGAGTCGCTCACCaagcttatggccacactgagGAACACCAACCCAAATTTTGTCCGCTGCATCATCCCCAACCATGAAAAAAGA gctGGCAAAGTGGAGCCTCACCTCGTTTTGGACCAGCTCAGGTGTAATGGAGTCCTTGAGGGGATTCGGATCTGCAGACAGGGCTTCCCCAACCGCATCATCTTCCAGGAGTTCAGACAGAG ATATGAGATTCTGACACCTAATGCAATCCCCAGGGGATTCATGGATGGGAAACAAGCCTGTGAGAGAAtg ATCCAAGCTCTGGAGCTGGACCCAAACCTGTTCCGTATTGGTCAGAGTAAGATCTTTTTTAGAGCAGGTGTCCTAGCTCacctggaggaggagagagaccTGAAGATCACTGACATAATCATCTATTTCCAGTCTGTATGCCGTGGATACCTGGCACGCAA GGCTTTTgctaaaaagcagcagcagctgagtgCCCTGAAGGTCCTCCAGAGAAACTGTGCTGCTTACTTAAAGCTGCGACACTGGCAGTGGTGGAGGCTCTTTACCAAG GTGAAGCCTCTGCTGCAGGTCACgaggcaggaggaggagctACAAGCCAAAGATGAGGAGCTGataaaagtgaaagagagacagcTTAAGGTGGAGAATGAACTAGTGGAGATGGAGCGAAAACACCAGCAG CTCCTCGAGGAGAAGAATATTCTAGCAGAGCAACTCCACGCAGAGACAGAGCTGTTTGCTGAAGCCGAAGAGATGAGAGTTCGTCTGCTTTCTCGGAAACAGGAGTTGGAGGAAATCCTTCATGACCTGGAGTCtagggtggaggaggaggaggagaggaaccAGAGCCTGcagaatgagaagaaaaagaTGCAGTCACACATTCAG GATCTGGAGGAGCAGCTTGATGAAGAGGAAGCTGCTAGGCAGAAGCTGCAGCTGGATAAAGTGACAGCCGAGGCGAAGATCAAGAAGATGGAGGAAGACATTCTGCTGCTCGATGACCAGAACTCAAAGTTCCTCAAG GAGAAAAAGCTACTGGAAGAAAGGATCAATGAGATGACCTCCCAGttggcagaggaagaggaaaaggcGAAGAATCTCGGCAAAGTAAAGAACAAGCAAGAGAATATGATGGTTGACTTAGAGG aGCGtttaaaaaaggaggagaaaaccCGCCAAGAGCTGGAAAAGGCCAAGCGCAAACTGGAGGCTGAGACCACTGACCTGCAAGACCAGATTGTTGAGCTTCAGGCCCAGATAGAGGAGCTGAAGATTCAGCTGACtaagaaggaggaggagctgcaggCTGCTCTAGCCAG GAGCGATGACGAGACCCTCCAGAAGAACAACGCCCTTAAGCAGGCACGGGAGCTGCAGGCCCAGCTAGCTGAGCTTCAGGAGGATCTGGAGTCTGAGAAGATGTGTCGAAGTAAAGCCGAAAAACTCAAGAGGGACCTGAGTGAGGAACTTGAGGCTCTGAAGACAGAGCTAGAGGACACACTGGACACCACCGCTGCCCAGCAGGAACTCAG AACTAAGCGAGAGCAAGAAGTTGCAGAGCTGAAGAAGGCCATAGATGAGGAGTCCAAAAACCACGAAGCTCAGATCCAGGAAATGAGACAGAGGCACACCACTGTACTGGAAGAACTTTCCGAACAGCTTGAACAAGCAAAGAGA TTCAAGGCAAACCTGGAGAAGAGCAAGCAGAGTCTAGAGAATGACAACAAAGAGTTGGCCTGTGAGGTCAACAGTTTGCAGCACGCAAAGACTGATTCAgaacacaaaagaaagaaagtggaaGCCCAACTGCAGGAGATCATGGCCCGGGCCACCGAGGTAGAAAAGGCCAAGGGAGAGCTGGCTGAACGGTCGAACAAACTCCAG ATGGAGTTGGACAATGTTTCCACTTTGCTtgaggaggcagagaagaagTGTGTCAAACTGACCAAGGAAGTGGACAACCTAAGCAGCAAACTGCAAGACGCAGAG gaTTTGCGGCAGGAGGAGACTCGTCAGAAGCTCAATCTGAGTGGCCAAATACGCCAATTGGAAGTGGAGAAGAACACTTTGctggagcagcaggaggaggaggaggaggcacgACGCAACCTGGAGAAACAGCTGCAGTCGGTGCAAACCCAG CTGTTTGATACAAAGAAGAAGCTGGAGGATGATGTGGGAGCAATGGAGGGCATGgaggagatgaaaaagaaaCTCCAGAAGGACCTGGAGCTGGCCAACCAGCGTCTGGAGGAGAAGACCATGGCCTTGGACAAGATGGAAAAGACAAAGAACCGACTGCAGCAGGAGCTAGATGACCAGGTGGTGGACCTGGATCACCAGAGACAGATTGTCTCCAATTtggagaagaagcagaagaagttTGACCAG ATGCTGGCTGAGGAGAAGACCATATCTGCTCGTCACGCTGAGGAGCGAGACCGTGCTGAGGCTGAGGCCAGGGAGAAGGACACCAAGGCTCTGTCTATGACCAGAGCTCTGGAGGAGGCCTTGGAAGCCAAAGAGGAGCTGGAGAGGTTGAACAAGCAGCTTCGTGCTGAAATGGAGGATCTGATGAGCTCCAAGGACGATGTGGGGAAGAAT GTCCATGAACTGGAGAAATCCAAGCGTACACTAGAGCAACAGGTTGAAGAGATGAGAACCCAGCTTGAGGAGCTGGAGGATGAGCTGCAGGCCACAGAGGATGCCAAACTGCGTCTAGAGGTCAACATGCAGGCCATGAAAGCCCAGTTTGATCGAGATGTGCAGGCCAGAGATGAGcagggagaagaaaagaagagggcACTTGTAAAACAG GTGCGTGAGATGGAGACAGAGTTGGAGGATGAGAGGAAGCAGAGAAGTCTGGCTGTTGCAGCAAAGAAGAAGATGGAGGTGGATCTGAATGAGCTAGAGGGACAGATCGAAGTCGCCAACAAAGGGAGGGATGAGGCTATCAAACAGCTTCGAAAAATACag GCTCAGATGAAGGACTATCAGAGAGAGCTGGAGGAGGCCAGAGCCTCCAGGGATGAGATCTTTACACAATCCAAGGAAAACGAGAAGAAACTCAAGAGCCTAGAAGCTGAACTCTTACAGCTGCAGGAG gaCCAGGCAGCATCAGAGAGGGCCCGTCGACATGCTGAACAAGAGAGGGATGAGCTGGCTGATGAGATCTCAAACAGTGCCTCAGGAAA gtcaTCGTTgctggaggagaagaggaggctgGAGGCTCGTATTGcccagctggaggaggagctggaggaggggCAGGGCAACATGGAGATGCTTAATGACCGCTTCAGAAAGACCAACATGCAG GTGGAAAGCCTGAACACTGAGCTGGCTGCAGAGCGTAATGCTGCACAGAAGAGCGAGAACGCTCGTCAACAGATGGAGCGTCAGAACAAG gAGTTGAAAGCCAAGCTGGCAGAGCTGGAGGGAGCTGTCAAGTCTAAGTTTAAAGCAACCATCACTGCACTGGAGACAAAGATCCTACAGATAGAGGAACAGCTGGAGCAGGAAACAAA GGAAAAAGCAGCAGCCACTAAAACTGTCCGTCGCACCGAGAAGAAACTAAAGGAAGTCCTGATGCAAGTGGAGGATGAGCGTCGTCATGCCGACCAGTACAAGGAGCAG ATGGAGAAGGCCAACTCTCGCATGAAGCAGCTGAAGCGTCAGCTTGAGGAGGCAGAAGAGGAGGCTACTAGGGCCAATGCCTCTCGCAGGAAGCTGCAGAGGGAGCTGGACGATGCCTCTGAAGCCAATGAGGGTCTCACCCGAGAGGTCACCTCTCTCAAGAACCGCCTCAG GCGTGGGGGTCCGGTCAGCAGTTTCTCCAGCCGTTCAGGACGCCGCAACCTCAATCTGGATGGTGCCTCCATTGACATGTCAGATGATGATGCCGACAGCCGTGCTAGCGACTTCAACGAGACTCAGACGACCAATGCAGAGTAA